Proteins from one Leptonema illini DSM 21528 genomic window:
- a CDS encoding lysophospholipid acyltransferase family protein gives MNSIQSSTIDRAGERGETPAKIHRLAKKKHIRHDAEPGLHPGSSQLVRRSLDWFGRLYSKLFYKAEAYGLENIPTDGSVLVLAKHQRVDDIPLGLANALFRRRWNVWCVMKDSLAHPIFFNYFLKCGGIPLNRDEPRKSKKHLLHGRKVLHQGNMLVIFPEQTTVPYAMGRGRAGAFRFVAGKPEKPLPVLCLGMEYQPRGWFRRTKYVVRAGELKHFTADHDPEQFLHECMHEIASLTNLTYPFEKGEPSV, from the coding sequence ATGAACTCCATTCAATCATCTACAATAGACCGTGCAGGGGAGCGCGGAGAGACGCCGGCAAAGATTCACCGTCTGGCAAAGAAAAAGCACATCCGGCATGATGCTGAACCGGGTCTTCATCCAGGATCTTCGCAACTTGTGCGTCGGTCACTTGACTGGTTCGGTCGGCTGTACAGCAAACTCTTCTACAAAGCAGAGGCATACGGCCTTGAAAACATCCCCACTGATGGCAGTGTGCTTGTGCTGGCGAAGCATCAGCGCGTGGATGATATTCCGCTTGGCCTGGCCAATGCGCTCTTTCGACGTCGCTGGAATGTCTGGTGCGTGATGAAGGACAGTCTTGCGCATCCCATCTTCTTTAACTACTTCCTGAAATGCGGCGGCATTCCTCTGAATAGAGACGAGCCGCGCAAAAGCAAGAAGCATCTGCTGCACGGACGCAAGGTGCTTCATCAGGGCAATATGCTTGTGATCTTTCCCGAGCAGACGACCGTTCCTTATGCGATGGGCCGCGGTAGAGCGGGCGCTTTTCGGTTCGTCGCCGGAAAGCCCGAGAAACCGCTTCCCGTGCTCTGTCTTGGTATGGAATACCAGCCGCGCGGATGGTTCCGTCGCACAAAATATGTCGTGCGGGCCGGTGAGCTGAAGCATTTCACGGCCGACCATGATCCCGAGCAGTTCTTGCATGAGTGTATGCATGAGATTGCAAGCCTGACCAACCTGACCTATCCGTTTGAAAAAGGTGAGCCTTCCGTATGA
- a CDS encoding DegT/DnrJ/EryC1/StrS family aminotransferase: protein MTVPFIDLKRFEDGFVDTFTEKVRNLTSNTSFVGGAEVQKLEETLCMENNVRYAIACANGTDALQLALRAAGVGPGDTVLLPDLTFWATFEAVVNVGADPVTVDVSSTDLQMDYDLFVKAVEQYKPKAAMLVHLYGWASARLNDFRSFCLERSIALIEDGAQCYGVQANGTSIYSGAQISTISFYPAKTFGAAGDGGAVLTDDERLAEKIRSLGNHGREQHYAHGSVGWNSRMDSFQAAFLNLSHPHFAARLKSRQAIARRYQEELPKLGWNCVLPPAGIVENGYLNVTLHDPAARPAIEAHLKAKGIGFGIVYPGAVSDQKGAEAFLKGKVGGDVARRISASVLNLPLFPYMTDAEFAEVLEHCRTAR from the coding sequence ATGACAGTTCCTTTTATCGATCTGAAGCGATTTGAAGACGGCTTTGTCGACACTTTCACCGAAAAGGTGCGCAATCTTACCTCCAACACCTCCTTTGTGGGTGGAGCCGAAGTGCAGAAGCTTGAAGAAACTCTCTGCATGGAGAATAACGTCCGTTATGCCATTGCCTGCGCTAACGGCACCGATGCTCTGCAACTTGCACTGCGCGCGGCCGGCGTCGGTCCTGGCGACACGGTACTTCTTCCCGACCTGACATTCTGGGCTACCTTCGAGGCGGTCGTGAATGTCGGCGCCGATCCTGTGACGGTCGATGTTTCGAGTACCGATCTGCAAATGGATTACGATCTTTTTGTGAAGGCCGTCGAGCAGTATAAACCGAAGGCCGCTATGCTTGTTCATCTCTATGGATGGGCCAGCGCACGCTTGAACGACTTTCGTAGCTTCTGTCTGGAGCGGAGTATTGCGCTGATCGAAGACGGAGCGCAGTGCTATGGCGTTCAGGCGAATGGAACGTCGATCTATTCCGGCGCTCAGATCTCTACGATCAGCTTTTACCCGGCAAAGACCTTTGGCGCTGCGGGCGACGGTGGAGCCGTTCTTACCGACGACGAAAGGCTGGCCGAGAAAATCCGTTCGCTTGGCAACCACGGCCGGGAGCAGCACTATGCGCATGGTAGCGTGGGTTGGAACTCCCGCATGGATTCCTTTCAGGCGGCCTTCTTGAATCTCAGCCATCCGCATTTTGCCGCACGGCTGAAAAGCAGACAGGCCATCGCCCGTCGCTACCAGGAAGAGCTGCCGAAACTGGGCTGGAACTGCGTGCTGCCGCCGGCCGGTATCGTCGAGAACGGATACCTGAACGTCACTCTGCATGACCCCGCCGCTCGCCCGGCCATCGAGGCCCATCTGAAGGCAAAAGGCATCGGATTCGGAATCGTCTATCCTGGCGCCGTTTCGGATCAAAAAGGAGCGGAGGCTTTCCTGAAAGGCAAGGTCGGAGGGGATGTAGCCCGACGCATCAGCGCCTCGGTGCTGAACCTTCCGCTCTTCCCTTATATGACCGATGCTGAGTTTGCAGAGGTTCTGGAGCACTGTCGAACCGCTCGTTGA
- a CDS encoding DUF937 domain-containing protein: MSSLLTLALGFLKNDELLGGMAKKLNISEDQVQKILVIAVPLLIQALSKNAETKSGAESLFKAVSSDHDGSVLDKADDFLENPNLKQGTGILKHVLGAQTDPMADQLAELSGVDPKVAKQVLGMAAPVVLGALGKMQSGGEFDASSLPGVLDSAREMAEAKVPGLMGVMKGLMDADGDGKIDDRVVQMGSALLSNLFK, from the coding sequence ATGAGTTCATTATTAACGCTGGCCCTTGGATTTTTGAAGAATGACGAACTGCTCGGGGGCATGGCAAAAAAGCTGAATATCAGTGAGGACCAGGTGCAGAAGATCCTCGTCATCGCAGTTCCGCTACTGATCCAGGCCCTCTCAAAGAATGCCGAAACCAAATCGGGGGCAGAGTCTTTATTTAAGGCGGTGTCGAGCGATCATGACGGCTCCGTTCTTGATAAGGCCGACGATTTTCTCGAGAATCCGAATCTGAAGCAGGGAACGGGCATATTAAAGCATGTGCTCGGGGCGCAGACCGATCCGATGGCCGATCAGCTTGCCGAGCTTTCTGGCGTTGATCCGAAGGTAGCCAAGCAGGTGCTTGGAATGGCTGCTCCTGTTGTTCTGGGCGCCCTTGGCAAGATGCAGTCGGGCGGAGAATTTGACGCCTCTTCGTTGCCTGGCGTCCTTGATTCGGCAAGAGAGATGGCCGAAGCAAAGGTTCCTGGCCTGATGGGAGTGATGAAAGGACTTATGGATGCCGACGGCGACGGCAAGATCGACGACCGCGTCGTTCAGATGGGCTCAGCGCTTCTCTCCAATCTTTTCAAATAA
- a CDS encoding DUF4189 domain-containing protein: MKTKTKMILAMAGMVAFPLALFADSAIYFCEETGSYGASWGGSMASVTQTAIDNCQSQGGTNCQELVSCEGTGYGAIAISNNEVIGASCGYNTQKEANKAALESCVQSDGDGCTVKHTWNG, encoded by the coding sequence ATGAAAACAAAAACGAAGATGATTCTGGCCATGGCTGGAATGGTAGCTTTTCCCCTTGCATTGTTTGCCGATTCTGCAATCTATTTCTGCGAAGAAACCGGTTCTTACGGCGCCTCCTGGGGTGGAAGCATGGCTTCTGTAACTCAGACTGCCATCGACAACTGTCAGAGCCAGGGCGGAACGAACTGCCAGGAACTCGTTTCCTGCGAAGGCACCGGATACGGAGCTATCGCCATCAGCAACAACGAGGTCATCGGCGCATCCTGCGGCTACAACACTCAGAAAGAAGCCAATAAGGCTGCCCTTGAATCGTGCGTTCAATCGGATGGCGACGGCTGCACCGTAAAGCATACCTGGAACGGCTGA
- a CDS encoding STAS domain-containing protein — METIELKDLKIQELSSKKPDVKVVSFEGKITNSNSYELNRRFLQVFDDGLFNVVIDLSKLDYVNSTGVAIIFTLFYKAAEKSGRVCIGGLHPFLTKVFSLMELPEGLVVYTDIEAALASY, encoded by the coding sequence ATGGAAACAATCGAACTGAAGGATCTGAAGATTCAGGAGCTGAGCTCAAAGAAGCCCGACGTGAAGGTTGTTTCCTTTGAGGGAAAAATCACGAACTCCAATTCTTATGAGCTGAACCGTCGTTTCTTACAGGTATTCGACGACGGCCTTTTTAACGTCGTCATCGATCTCTCGAAGCTTGATTACGTGAACTCAACCGGCGTTGCGATCATCTTCACGCTTTTTTATAAAGCGGCCGAAAAGAGTGGCAGGGTGTGTATCGGCGGTTTGCATCCATTTCTGACGAAGGTCTTTTCGCTGATGGAGCTGCCCGAGGGCCTGGTCGTTTACACTGACATTGAAGCGGCCCTGGCTTCGTATTGA
- a CDS encoding homoserine dehydrogenase, protein MKEIGIGLLGAGTVGRGLIEILETEGERIASRTGVRPVLRRVADRSFQKKPVLSAYAPTASIDEVIDDPSVELVVELMGGLDPAGTAILKALRAGKSVVTANKALIAARSAEIFEAIAEGRKKNPATTIGFEAAVGGALPLVRNMRLIWSAGGMQRMVGILNGTCNFIITRMQDDGMEYAEALKLAQQKGFAEADPSFDVSGKDAAQKLAILSMLAFDVSVRDSDIVVEGIESFHRVDHELARKMGRVIRLLAIARRVDDRLLLRVHPAMIPANHLLADVRDEFNALFIEERYAGPSLIVGRGAGALPTAAAVLSDLVAIGSGSANRWVGDLQPLKSLEDARYRFYFRFRTVDRPGVLARIAGVLAEHDISIATMHQEEGREPVDVVIVTHEASESAVRSAVSKIDGGEIILAPTVVIRMEDNPDASL, encoded by the coding sequence ATGAAAGAAATTGGTATAGGACTTCTTGGTGCGGGCACGGTCGGGCGCGGATTGATCGAGATTCTGGAAACCGAGGGCGAGCGTATTGCCTCGCGAACGGGAGTGCGTCCGGTACTGCGTCGTGTTGCCGACCGCAGTTTTCAAAAGAAGCCTGTGCTTTCTGCCTATGCTCCGACGGCGTCGATCGACGAGGTCATTGACGATCCCTCGGTCGAGCTTGTCGTCGAGCTGATGGGAGGCCTTGATCCGGCCGGCACAGCGATTCTCAAGGCGCTGCGAGCCGGGAAGAGCGTGGTGACGGCGAATAAGGCGTTGATCGCGGCGAGATCGGCCGAGATCTTTGAGGCCATCGCCGAGGGACGCAAGAAAAATCCGGCAACGACGATCGGCTTCGAGGCCGCTGTGGGCGGTGCTCTGCCGCTGGTGCGCAACATGCGTCTTATCTGGTCGGCCGGCGGTATGCAGCGCATGGTCGGTATTCTGAACGGTACATGCAATTTTATCATTACAAGAATGCAGGATGACGGCATGGAATATGCCGAGGCGTTGAAACTGGCGCAGCAGAAGGGATTCGCCGAGGCCGACCCGAGCTTCGACGTTTCGGGCAAAGATGCGGCACAGAAGCTTGCCATCTTATCGATGCTTGCCTTTGACGTCTCCGTGCGCGATAGCGATATCGTCGTCGAGGGCATAGAGAGCTTTCATCGCGTCGACCATGAGCTTGCGCGAAAGATGGGACGTGTGATCCGTCTGCTTGCCATCGCCCGTCGCGTCGACGATCGACTGCTTTTGCGCGTGCATCCGGCGATGATTCCGGCCAATCATCTTCTTGCCGACGTGCGCGACGAATTTAACGCCCTCTTTATCGAAGAACGTTACGCCGGCCCGTCGCTCATCGTCGGCCGCGGAGCGGGGGCCCTTCCAACGGCAGCGGCGGTGCTCTCTGATCTTGTCGCCATCGGCAGCGGCTCGGCAAACCGCTGGGTCGGCGATCTACAGCCCCTGAAATCGCTTGAAGATGCGCGGTATCGTTTTTATTTTCGTTTTCGGACGGTCGATCGTCCGGGCGTTCTGGCGCGCATCGCCGGCGTTCTGGCCGAGCATGACATCTCCATTGCGACGATGCATCAGGAAGAGGGCCGCGAGCCCGTCGATGTCGTCATCGTAACGCATGAGGCAAGCGAGAGCGCCGTGCGTTCAGCCGTTTCAAAGATTGACGGGGGCGAAATCATCCTCGCTCCCACAGTAGTTATACGTATGGAGGATAACCCAGATGCTTCTCTCTAA
- the mtnP gene encoding S-methyl-5'-thioadenosine phosphorylase, with protein sequence MRKDVKVAIIGGSGLYEIDGLEIEEEYFPETPWGKPSDSIIVGKYDGTPVAFLARHGRGHFLNPSEVPARANIAALKSLGVEQIIAFSAVGSLREEIAPRHFVLPSQIIDRTKARPSTFFEEGVVVHVMFADPFSSILADLIWSKHATIEVPFHRDRTLICMEGPAFSTRAESLMYRQWGADIINMSVLPEAKLAREAEISYQMVCMSTDYDCWKVEEEPVTVEMVIGNLHANAENARKLVKELIGPASQLPNPFKGTSSAAVITSPGSRNAQALKKLEYLFPDSFR encoded by the coding sequence ATGCGAAAAGATGTTAAGGTAGCCATCATCGGCGGATCGGGCCTCTATGAGATCGACGGCCTTGAGATTGAAGAGGAATATTTTCCCGAAACCCCATGGGGTAAGCCCTCCGACAGCATCATCGTCGGTAAGTACGACGGAACTCCGGTGGCCTTTCTTGCGCGTCATGGTCGCGGACATTTTCTCAATCCGTCTGAGGTGCCGGCACGGGCGAATATCGCCGCCCTGAAGTCGCTCGGTGTCGAGCAGATCATTGCCTTCTCGGCAGTCGGATCGCTGCGCGAAGAGATCGCTCCCCGTCATTTTGTTTTACCGTCGCAGATTATCGATCGCACAAAGGCCCGCCCATCTACGTTCTTTGAAGAAGGCGTCGTCGTACACGTTATGTTTGCCGATCCGTTCTCGTCGATTCTTGCCGATCTGATCTGGTCGAAGCATGCGACGATTGAGGTGCCCTTTCATCGCGATCGCACACTCATCTGCATGGAAGGCCCGGCCTTCTCGACACGCGCCGAATCGCTGATGTACAGGCAGTGGGGCGCTGACATTATCAACATGAGCGTTCTGCCCGAGGCGAAGCTTGCCCGTGAGGCCGAGATCTCGTATCAGATGGTCTGCATGTCGACGGACTACGACTGCTGGAAGGTGGAAGAAGAGCCCGTTACGGTTGAGATGGTCATCGGAAATCTGCATGCCAATGCAGAGAATGCCCGTAAACTGGTGAAAGAGCTGATCGGTCCGGCGTCGCAGCTGCCGAATCCGTTTAAAGGGACGTCGTCGGCGGCAGTCATTACGTCTCCCGGCAGCCGGAATGCACAGGCGCTTAAGAAGCTGGAGTATCTATTCCCCGATTCGTTTCGGTAA
- a CDS encoding SH3 domain-containing protein: MSHSFKKGLFLLPFLSIMSVFFPVFLGCSKDRYPQKARVSVLTGAHLNLDGSEQDSLHVPYNTELTVTGATGDDYRVTYEGRTGTIGRWYLEIADQPLKTIRYTRGIEGVPLYRSPGGTIITHLANATEVIGTGGLTRTVKRLNSTYLEFWIKVSTPNATGWVDEQQLSSSPVEFYFASIARSGLNLRSGPSLDSSISGLIPYKESGRVLLRQRDTFRIENRKGSWMKVEYNGKQGWVFSGFALIGTDPDFTRSFELATLEYFENLYNRAYEWDSTQAPIPVTAERREQSGYEIYTSREKPPDDGCSADLRTTVFLREPMSQKQYTIQAEDNVSVSSGPLDNMLFARLSHCRCCCPHITEALLVLLPGRLLSYPYQPESHAGAGSCDFGPVYSVHFGQEMRRSTDGRTFYMHLKYPSCALEGPPSVMEMGVVQSEEFVSELFVRMHFNDMQSEPQIDRVFDEGVPESYRAEWDAARPFRQEAQAPY, encoded by the coding sequence GTGAGTCACAGCTTTAAAAAAGGGTTATTCTTGCTTCCTTTTCTTTCCATCATGTCGGTCTTTTTTCCCGTTTTCCTCGGCTGTTCAAAAGACCGGTATCCGCAGAAGGCCAGGGTTTCCGTTTTAACCGGAGCTCATCTGAATCTGGACGGCAGCGAGCAGGATTCGCTGCATGTTCCTTACAACACCGAGCTGACCGTCACCGGCGCCACAGGAGACGACTACAGGGTAACCTATGAAGGCCGGACGGGCACGATCGGCCGCTGGTATCTGGAAATAGCCGATCAACCTCTGAAAACGATTCGGTACACGAGAGGTATTGAAGGCGTTCCTTTATATCGTAGTCCCGGAGGCACGATCATCACTCACCTGGCCAACGCAACCGAGGTTATCGGCACGGGTGGGCTAACGCGTACGGTGAAGCGCTTGAATTCGACTTATCTGGAATTCTGGATCAAGGTGTCGACGCCGAATGCAACGGGATGGGTTGACGAGCAGCAGCTGTCCAGTTCGCCTGTCGAATTCTATTTTGCATCTATTGCGCGATCCGGACTGAATCTGCGTTCGGGGCCTTCCCTTGATTCTTCGATTTCGGGCCTGATCCCCTATAAAGAATCGGGGCGTGTCCTTCTTCGTCAGCGCGATACCTTTCGCATCGAGAATCGCAAAGGCTCCTGGATGAAGGTGGAGTACAACGGAAAGCAGGGCTGGGTCTTCTCGGGCTTCGCACTTATCGGGACCGATCCCGATTTCACGCGAAGCTTTGAACTGGCAACACTGGAATATTTCGAGAATCTTTATAACAGAGCCTATGAATGGGATTCAACGCAGGCTCCGATTCCCGTGACGGCAGAGAGACGTGAGCAGAGCGGTTACGAGATCTATACGAGCAGAGAAAAGCCGCCCGATGACGGTTGCAGCGCTGATCTTCGCACAACGGTCTTTCTCAGAGAGCCGATGTCGCAGAAACAGTATACGATTCAGGCGGAGGATAACGTTTCCGTCAGTTCCGGACCTCTTGATAATATGCTATTTGCGAGGCTCAGCCACTGTCGGTGCTGCTGCCCGCATATAACCGAGGCGTTGCTCGTCCTTCTTCCAGGTCGCCTTCTATCCTATCCGTATCAACCTGAAAGCCATGCCGGTGCAGGAAGCTGCGACTTCGGGCCCGTCTATTCGGTTCACTTCGGCCAGGAGATGCGTCGCAGCACGGACGGCCGTACCTTCTATATGCATTTGAAGTATCCGTCCTGTGCCCTGGAGGGACCCCCGTCCGTTATGGAGATGGGAGTCGTTCAATCAGAAGAATTCGTATCAGAGCTCTTCGTGCGCATGCATTTCAACGATATGCAATCCGAGCCACAGATCGATCGCGTCTTTGACGAGGGCGTACCTGAGAGCTATCGCGCAGAATGGGATGCGGCCCGGCCCTTTCGGCAGGAGGCTCAGGCACCCTATTAG
- a CDS encoding rhomboid family intramembrane serine protease has translation MQQGYEIQYPVTSDGILRLMVLFVLAFAVQLVATLFFQVGPAQLAPLVLSASQDFQPLSLITHFFVVRGAISPFGFGFSDGISLLFEMLILWSFGSELDRLWGSRNFYSFFFLSQMLGGLFTVALGMALGQPFIAYGFGGGLAAMMVAYGVLWPNRQALFMFIFPLRMKWIVLILFIFLLMGRTDTLVMQLASAASGVLFLFLKSRSGRLYQDSYSGNPYYSTRSSSQPASRFAAGADTEKMGMVARFKARLEEQKKKKRLDKKRKEIERRIEMKEEVDRLLEKISREGMDSLSRKEKTFLDKASKEL, from the coding sequence ATGCAGCAGGGATACGAAATCCAATATCCGGTCACTTCAGACGGGATTCTCAGGCTGATGGTTCTTTTTGTCCTGGCCTTTGCCGTTCAGCTGGTCGCCACGCTGTTTTTTCAGGTGGGACCGGCGCAGCTGGCTCCGCTCGTCCTCTCTGCGAGTCAGGATTTCCAACCCCTCTCCCTGATCACACATTTTTTTGTCGTCAGAGGAGCGATCTCTCCCTTCGGATTTGGGTTTTCGGATGGCATTTCGCTGCTTTTTGAGATGCTCATCCTCTGGAGCTTCGGCTCTGAACTCGACCGCCTCTGGGGCAGCCGCAATTTCTACAGCTTTTTCTTCCTGTCGCAGATGCTTGGCGGCCTCTTTACCGTCGCACTCGGTATGGCTCTCGGGCAGCCCTTTATCGCCTATGGCTTCGGCGGCGGCCTGGCCGCTATGATGGTCGCCTATGGCGTGCTCTGGCCGAACCGCCAGGCCCTTTTTATGTTTATCTTCCCGCTGCGCATGAAGTGGATCGTGCTCATCCTGTTTATCTTTTTACTTATGGGACGGACCGACACGCTTGTCATGCAGCTGGCCAGCGCGGCCTCCGGCGTCCTCTTTCTTTTCTTGAAGTCCCGCAGCGGCCGGCTCTATCAGGATAGCTATTCCGGCAATCCGTATTATTCGACGCGTTCATCGAGCCAGCCCGCCTCGCGTTTCGCCGCCGGCGCCGATACCGAAAAGATGGGCATGGTCGCCCGCTTCAAGGCCCGGCTCGAAGAACAGAAGAAAAAGAAGCGGCTCGATAAGAAGCGCAAAGAGATCGAGCGCCGCATCGAGATGAAAGAAGAGGTCGATCGTCTGCTTGAGAAGATCTCAAGAGAAGGCATGGACTCGCTTTCGCGCAAGGAGAAGACCTTTCTCGATAAGGCGTCGAAAGAGCTTTAA
- a CDS encoding penicillin-binding protein 1A, protein MEEKKVRELRFYKYFVVLLMSAAVVGGLAFGALIGVVADGDLSLLAGYRPSRPTRLYDIRGRLFAEIYRHRQDLTRYDRIPPEVLQAFLSVEDDHFYHHHGFDVPGIFRAAIKNVLAGRIVQGGSTLTQQVAKQIYLNAEKKRPKTFTQKIRETVLALKMEEALSKEEILELYFNVIYLGHGCEGLNCATAVYFDKRVEDLTLGEAALMARLPKSPVEYSPYKYPENAKSQHKFVLERMVDAGYIAGEQAEKIHTDFWNEYWGYFIVRSPSKNIRSERLDMAPYFTEYVRNVLEQSPEVGDELLYSGGLRVYTTLDLDEQRIAQDEMDRALENANRIGRNYAKSSGKAGVDMSLFGIHRLLASIVPVGGPVVTGLTPGQQLQKYMEEGLLDSAQILTYFNPADREAAGFEELRKVTRDFTENLNVEGAFISLNHATGGITAMIGGREFSPQNQFNRALFARRQPGSAFKIFVYGAGLERRVINSMSPLNDAPLYNIADDGSSWAPANYDEGFMGLVPATMAMAYSLNTCSVQTYYKVGPTPIVNLAMRMMKITSPRRFNYDPALSLGSSEITPMELATATAIIANDGKNVIPYAIRSVRTSGGDPIYSQERTVRDAIHTMTKNNSIQVIEPGLAFILRQMMIRTADSGTVTRGLRTPGEGGFSGDMAAKTGTTSSWSDAWVTSFNPQFSTVIWFGFDKSSVTLGPGQAGGAIATPVLGSVMRRYYNTIGTPAPSFKDRSDGNRPPHDVVPVSCDGWALASTEIKGQTLKPPMDAICGISEETRIYDQRELLMKELGITPEEIGGQKGVRVRFRD, encoded by the coding sequence ATGGAAGAAAAAAAAGTTCGAGAACTGCGATTTTACAAGTATTTCGTTGTGCTTCTGATGTCGGCAGCGGTCGTCGGCGGCCTGGCGTTTGGCGCACTCATCGGTGTCGTCGCCGACGGAGACCTCTCGCTGCTTGCCGGGTATCGCCCCTCTCGCCCCACTCGCCTCTATGATATTCGTGGCCGGCTCTTTGCCGAGATCTACCGACACCGCCAGGATCTGACACGTTACGATCGCATCCCGCCCGAGGTGCTGCAGGCATTTTTATCGGTTGAAGACGATCACTTCTATCATCACCATGGCTTTGACGTTCCGGGTATCTTTCGCGCCGCCATCAAGAACGTTCTCGCCGGTCGCATCGTCCAGGGCGGATCAACGCTGACACAGCAGGTTGCCAAACAGATCTATCTGAACGCCGAGAAGAAGCGTCCGAAAACCTTCACACAGAAGATTCGCGAAACCGTACTCGCACTCAAAATGGAAGAGGCTCTCTCTAAAGAAGAGATTCTCGAGCTCTATTTTAACGTCATCTATCTGGGCCACGGCTGCGAAGGCCTGAACTGCGCCACGGCCGTCTATTTCGACAAACGCGTCGAAGACCTCACGCTGGGCGAGGCGGCGCTGATGGCCCGACTTCCTAAGTCGCCCGTCGAGTACTCCCCCTATAAGTATCCTGAAAACGCGAAAAGCCAGCATAAGTTCGTGCTCGAACGCATGGTCGACGCCGGTTATATTGCCGGCGAACAGGCCGAGAAGATCCACACGGATTTCTGGAACGAATACTGGGGCTACTTCATCGTTCGTTCGCCATCAAAGAACATCCGCTCTGAGCGTCTGGACATGGCCCCCTACTTCACCGAATACGTGCGTAACGTGCTCGAACAGAGTCCCGAGGTCGGCGACGAGCTGCTCTACAGCGGAGGCCTTCGCGTCTACACCACGCTCGATCTTGACGAACAGCGCATCGCTCAAGATGAGATGGACAGGGCGCTTGAAAACGCCAACCGCATCGGCCGTAACTACGCGAAAAGCTCGGGCAAGGCCGGCGTCGATATGAGCCTGTTCGGCATCCATCGCCTGCTGGCAAGCATCGTTCCCGTCGGCGGCCCCGTCGTTACAGGGCTAACGCCAGGACAGCAGCTTCAGAAGTATATGGAAGAGGGCCTGCTTGATAGCGCGCAGATCCTCACGTATTTTAATCCGGCCGATCGCGAAGCTGCAGGATTCGAAGAGCTGCGTAAGGTTACCCGTGACTTCACCGAGAACCTGAACGTCGAAGGCGCCTTCATCAGTCTGAACCATGCCACCGGCGGCATCACGGCCATGATCGGCGGACGAGAATTCTCGCCGCAGAACCAGTTTAACCGAGCGCTTTTCGCCCGACGTCAGCCCGGCTCGGCCTTCAAGATCTTCGTATATGGGGCGGGCCTTGAGCGTCGCGTCATCAACTCGATGAGTCCGCTGAACGATGCTCCGCTGTACAACATCGCCGACGACGGCAGCTCCTGGGCGCCGGCGAACTACGACGAAGGCTTTATGGGACTTGTTCCGGCGACGATGGCAATGGCATACTCGCTCAATACCTGCTCGGTACAGACCTACTACAAGGTCGGCCCGACGCCGATCGTTAACCTTGCGATGCGCATGATGAAGATCACAAGCCCGCGTCGCTTCAACTACGACCCCGCTCTCTCGCTCGGTTCGAGCGAGATCACTCCGATGGAACTGGCGACGGCGACGGCCATCATCGCCAACGATGGAAAAAACGTCATCCCCTACGCCATTCGTTCGGTACGCACATCGGGCGGTGATCCGATCTACAGCCAGGAACGCACCGTACGCGATGCCATCCATACGATGACGAAGAACAACTCCATTCAGGTGATCGAACCCGGTCTTGCCTTTATTCTGCGTCAGATGATGATCCGCACAGCCGATTCGGGCACCGTCACTCGCGGCCTGCGCACGCCCGGCGAAGGCGGATTCTCGGGCGATATGGCCGCGAAAACAGGAACGACGTCGAGCTGGTCCGATGCCTGGGTAACCTCGTTTAATCCGCAGTTCTCGACCGTGATCTGGTTCGGCTTCGATAAGTCTTCGGTCACGCTCGGCCCCGGACAGGCAGGCGGCGCCATCGCCACGCCCGTTCTCGGTTCGGTGATGCGACGCTATTACAATACGATCGGAACTCCCGCTCCTTCGTTCAAGGATCGGTCGGATGGGAACCGTCCGCCGCATGACGTGGTGCCCGTAAGCTGCGATGGCTGGGCGCTTGCGTCGACTGAGATCAAAGGTCAGACGCTGAAACCTCCTATGGATGCGATCTGCGGCATCAGCGAAGAGACGCGCATCTACGACCAGCGCGAGCTTCTGATGAAAGAACTGGGCATCACACCCGAAGAGATCGGCGGACAGAAAGGCGTGCGCGTTCGCTTCCGCGATTAA